The Flavobacterium praedii genome window below encodes:
- a CDS encoding formimidoylglutamase, with protein MEKLITFSINDLAKITNHRNGEIKFGEKMLTIPKGIDPIDFIKSSEAKFVLFGIPEDIGVRANYGRPGAASAWESAIKSIANIQHNRFSKGNQIIVLGQLNVKQEMKEVEELDFNDIDDRSKLSQLVERIDKEVSHIICKIIQSGKIPIVIGGGHNNSYGNIKGAALAKGKSINAINFDAHSDFRILEGRHSGNGFSYAYEEGFLKKYFIFGLHENYTSKSVLDIIKKIEDRVRYNTYDSVNIRKEKDFHQEMVNALDFIKNDPFGIEIDLDAIPNIASSAMTLSGFSIEELRQFVSFFAKNKNVAYLHICEGAPDLGEEKNNHLIGKLIGYLVTDFMKSQKTIIE; from the coding sequence ATGGAAAAACTTATCACATTCAGTATTAACGATCTAGCCAAAATCACAAACCATCGAAATGGTGAAATCAAATTTGGCGAAAAAATGCTTACAATACCTAAAGGCATTGATCCGATTGATTTTATTAAATCAAGTGAAGCAAAGTTTGTTTTATTTGGCATTCCAGAAGACATTGGAGTTAGAGCTAATTATGGTAGACCAGGAGCTGCATCCGCATGGGAAAGCGCCATAAAAAGTATCGCTAATATACAACACAATCGTTTTTCAAAAGGCAATCAAATTATTGTATTAGGACAGCTCAATGTAAAACAAGAAATGAAAGAAGTTGAAGAACTTGATTTTAACGATATTGATGATCGATCAAAATTGAGCCAATTAGTTGAGAGAATTGACAAAGAAGTTTCTCATATAATATGCAAAATCATTCAATCTGGCAAAATACCAATAGTTATAGGTGGTGGACATAATAATTCCTACGGAAATATTAAAGGAGCTGCTTTAGCCAAAGGAAAATCCATTAATGCCATTAATTTTGATGCACATTCTGATTTTAGAATTTTAGAAGGTAGGCATAGTGGAAACGGTTTTTCATATGCTTACGAAGAAGGCTTTCTGAAAAAATATTTCATTTTTGGTTTACACGAAAATTACACTTCTAAAAGCGTATTGGATATAATAAAAAAAATAGAAGACCGGGTTCGTTACAACACCTATGACAGTGTAAATATTAGAAAAGAAAAAGATTTTCATCAGGAAATGGTTAATGCTCTCGATTTTATAAAAAATGATCCTTTTGGCATTGAAATTGATTTGGATGCAATACCAAATATTGCCAGTAGTGCTATGACGTTAAGTGGTTTTTCGATAGAAGAACTTCGACAATTTGTTTCTTTTTTTGCAAAAAATAAAAACGTTGCCTATTTGCATATTTGCGAAGGAGCACCAGATTTAGGAGAAGAAAAAAACAATCATTTAATTGGTAAACTTATTGGGTATTTAGTCACAGATTTCATGAAATCACAAAAAACAATTATAGAATAA
- a CDS encoding MFS transporter, whose amino-acid sequence MSSENSQTKWGQFIPLVIVFFFWGFVAASNDILIPVFKKAFDLTQGESQLVAFAFYIAYTVGSLIYMGVSFLIKEDLVNKIGYKNGLSLGLLISALGTLLFYPAANTGSFALMLAGLFIVGLGFSLQQTVANPLAIALGPIKTGSQRLTLAGGINNLGTTIGPLIVSFAIFGSSTNSNTTASIESVKIPYLILGFAFLLVAILLKFSSLPERPALIEETASHDGSVVKNSALQYPQLVMGMIAIFLYVGVEVSTASNLPAYMESKLGFLTKDVAPYISLYWASLMIGRWTGAVEAFTENMSLLKILRFLAPYLAFGVFLAVNAIAKHDLTPFYIYGLVILVLIAADMASKGNPARMLLIFSSLGILATVIGMTTSGMVSVYALTSVGLFCSTLWPCIFTLAVSGLGKNTSQGSSFLIMMIMGGGFVSVFQGKIAEIIGIQNSYIVGVLCFAYLVFYAWKVSSILKSQGIDFDQKLSGGH is encoded by the coding sequence ATGAGTTCAGAAAATTCACAAACAAAGTGGGGTCAATTCATCCCCCTAGTTATCGTATTCTTCTTCTGGGGATTTGTAGCCGCAAGTAACGACATTTTAATTCCTGTTTTCAAAAAAGCATTTGATTTAACCCAAGGCGAAAGCCAATTGGTTGCTTTTGCATTTTATATTGCCTACACCGTTGGATCACTTATTTACATGGGCGTTTCATTTTTAATCAAAGAAGATTTAGTAAACAAAATTGGATATAAAAACGGATTGTCACTAGGGTTACTTATTTCAGCCTTAGGAACATTATTGTTTTATCCAGCGGCAAACACTGGATCTTTTGCATTAATGCTTGCAGGTCTTTTTATAGTTGGTTTGGGATTTTCACTACAACAAACAGTAGCAAATCCATTGGCAATCGCATTAGGTCCAATCAAAACAGGCTCACAACGTTTGACATTAGCTGGTGGTATCAACAATTTAGGTACAACAATAGGTCCACTAATTGTTAGTTTTGCTATATTTGGTTCAAGTACAAATTCAAATACAACTGCTAGTATTGAAAGTGTAAAAATCCCTTACTTAATACTAGGATTTGCCTTTTTATTGGTAGCAATTTTATTAAAATTTTCATCTTTACCTGAAAGACCAGCATTAATTGAAGAAACAGCATCACATGATGGAAGTGTAGTAAAAAATTCAGCTTTGCAATACCCTCAATTAGTTATGGGAATGATTGCAATATTTCTTTACGTTGGTGTTGAGGTATCTACTGCTAGTAATTTACCTGCTTATATGGAAAGTAAATTAGGATTCTTAACCAAAGATGTAGCGCCGTACATTTCATTATACTGGGCCAGTTTAATGATTGGTCGTTGGACAGGAGCCGTTGAAGCTTTTACAGAAAACATGAGTTTATTAAAAATTTTACGTTTTCTTGCTCCTTATTTAGCTTTTGGAGTGTTTTTAGCAGTAAATGCTATTGCCAAACATGATTTAACTCCTTTTTATATTTATGGATTAGTAATTTTGGTTTTAATTGCAGCTGACATGGCAAGTAAAGGAAATCCAGCCAGAATGCTTCTTATCTTTTCTTCTTTAGGTATTTTAGCCACTGTAATTGGTATGACAACTAGTGGTATGGTAAGTGTATATGCCCTTACTAGTGTGGGGTTATTTTGTAGTACATTATGGCCATGTATTTTCACTCTAGCAGTAAGTGGATTAGGCAAAAACACAAGCCAAGGAAGTAGTTTTTTAATTATGATGATAATGGGTGGAGGTTTCGTTAGTGTTTTTCAAGGTAAAATTGCTGAAATTATTGGAATACAAAATAGTTATATTGTAGGTGTTCTTTGCTTTGCTTATTTAGTATTTTACGCTTGGAAAGTAAGCAGCATTTTAAAATCTCAAGGAATTGATTTTGACCAAAAATTATCTGGAGGGCATTAG
- a CDS encoding Hsp20/alpha crystallin family protein — protein METLVKRDGMFPSIISQFANPLFEDFFTRDISDWADRSISAIGVNLPSVNLKETDTKLEIELAAPGLKKEDFKIEVENNMLSISAEKEEKKEITNKKDDYVRKEFNYKSFYRSFNLPDYADENKIEATYKDGILDVIIAKKPEDRKKSSKSISIK, from the coding sequence ATGGAAACTTTAGTAAAAAGAGACGGAATGTTTCCGTCCATTATTAGTCAGTTTGCAAACCCACTTTTTGAAGATTTTTTTACAAGAGATATCTCTGATTGGGCTGACAGAAGTATTTCGGCAATTGGAGTTAATTTACCATCTGTTAACTTAAAAGAAACAGATACAAAACTTGAAATTGAACTAGCTGCGCCTGGTTTAAAAAAAGAGGACTTTAAAATTGAAGTTGAAAACAATATGCTTAGTATTTCTGCTGAGAAAGAAGAAAAAAAAGAAATAACTAATAAAAAAGATGATTATGTTCGAAAAGAGTTTAATTATAAATCTTTTTACAGATCCTTTAATCTTCCAGATTATGCAGATGAAAACAAAATAGAAGCTACATACAAAGATGGAATTCTAGATGTTATCATTGCTAAAAAACCTGAAGATAGAAAAAAATCATCAAAATCTATTTCAATTAAATAA
- a CDS encoding SDR family oxidoreductase, whose protein sequence is MSKVVLITGGSSGIGKSIGEFLHHKGFVVYGTSRNPERILHSIFPLIALDVRNADSIHLAVAEVIAKSGRLDVVINNAGVGITGPLEEIPMNEIRNNFETNFFGPIEVMKAVLPQMRAQKSGLIINITSIAGYMGLPYRSIYSASKGALELITEALRMEVKSIGIQITNIAPGDFATNIAAGRYHAPVLKNSDYELAYGNTLKAMDEHVDSGSNPNEMAEAVYSIIQNPNPKIHYKVGAFMQKFSIVLKRILPDKVYEKMLMNHYKL, encoded by the coding sequence ATGAGTAAAGTAGTTTTAATTACAGGAGGATCTTCAGGAATAGGAAAGTCAATTGGTGAATTTTTGCATCACAAAGGATTTGTGGTATATGGTACCAGTAGAAATCCAGAACGAATTCTTCATTCGATTTTTCCTTTAATTGCTTTAGATGTTAGAAATGCTGATTCAATACATTTGGCTGTTGCCGAAGTTATAGCTAAGTCCGGAAGGCTGGATGTAGTAATTAATAATGCTGGTGTTGGAATCACTGGTCCCTTGGAAGAAATTCCAATGAATGAAATTAGAAATAATTTTGAAACGAATTTTTTTGGTCCAATTGAAGTAATGAAAGCGGTTTTACCTCAAATGAGGGCTCAAAAATCTGGATTGATTATCAATATTACTTCGATTGCCGGTTATATGGGATTGCCTTACCGCAGTATTTATTCAGCCTCAAAAGGCGCTTTGGAATTAATTACAGAAGCCTTGCGTATGGAAGTGAAATCAATTGGAATTCAAATCACCAATATTGCGCCGGGTGATTTTGCTACCAATATTGCAGCAGGACGTTATCATGCTCCAGTTTTAAAAAATTCAGATTATGAGTTGGCTTATGGTAATACACTTAAAGCTATGGATGAACATGTAGATAGTGGTAGTAATCCAAATGAAATGGCGGAAGCGGTTTATTCAATTATTCAAAATCCAAACCCTAAGATTCATTATAAAGTAGGTGCTTTTATGCAAAAATTTTCTATTGTATTAAAAAGGATTCTTCCAGATAAAGTATATGAAAAAATGCTAATGAATCATTATAAACTTTAG
- a CDS encoding sensor histidine kinase yields MKKINFQIKLKYHLWFWIIYFLLNFLRWGAYFNDYSYSLKSNLIEFALHIPLVYFNLFILVPLFVLKSKYFKYTLSLISSLSVVYLLKTGLTYFIISKNIWPEANRDYKPFEINHIVAVCIGELYVLAIATSIYLMLTWLKERERNKSILENQNKIKLKYLKNQIQPHFFFNTLNNLYALSLESSNKVPDVIIKLSKLMEYVLYDIENTKYVPLINEIDYIQNYIEIEKLRFENVEVSINLESNIDTITVPPLLFISLIENAFKHGGLNNENLKIKINFRIIKSNLEFEIINNFVISQPVKSKKGIGLSNTKKRLKLIYKNDFIITQMIKFNFYVIKIQIPLNNED; encoded by the coding sequence ATGAAAAAAATCAATTTTCAAATAAAACTAAAATACCATCTTTGGTTTTGGATTATTTATTTCCTTCTTAACTTTTTACGTTGGGGAGCTTATTTCAATGATTACAGCTACTCTTTAAAATCCAATTTGATTGAATTTGCACTTCATATTCCTTTAGTATATTTCAATTTGTTTATACTTGTTCCTTTGTTTGTTTTAAAGTCAAAATATTTTAAATACACCTTATCACTAATCTCAAGTTTAAGTGTGGTTTATTTATTAAAAACAGGACTAACTTACTTTATTATTTCAAAAAATATTTGGCCGGAAGCCAACCGTGATTATAAACCCTTTGAAATTAATCATATTGTTGCAGTTTGTATTGGTGAATTATATGTTTTGGCTATAGCCACATCCATTTATTTAATGCTAACTTGGTTAAAAGAAAGAGAACGTAATAAATCAATATTAGAGAATCAGAATAAAATAAAATTGAAATATTTAAAAAACCAAATTCAACCACATTTTTTCTTTAATACGTTAAATAATCTCTACGCTCTTTCATTAGAATCTTCAAATAAAGTCCCAGATGTAATTATTAAACTTTCAAAACTAATGGAATATGTGTTGTATGACATTGAAAACACAAAATATGTTCCATTAATAAACGAAATTGATTACATTCAAAATTATATCGAAATAGAAAAACTTAGATTTGAAAATGTTGAAGTTTCCATAAACTTAGAATCCAATATCGATACCATAACCGTACCGCCATTACTTTTTATTTCACTAATAGAAAATGCGTTTAAACATGGAGGATTAAACAACGAAAATCTCAAGATAAAAATTAATTTTCGGATCATTAAATCTAACCTAGAATTTGAAATAATAAATAATTTTGTAATTTCACAACCTGTAAAATCCAAAAAAGGAATTGGATTATCAAATACAAAAAAACGACTCAAACTCATTTATAAAAATGATTTCATCATAACTCAAATGATTAAATTTAATTTTTATGTTATTAAAATACAAATACCTTTAAATAATGAAGATTAA
- a CDS encoding DEAD/DEAH box helicase, whose product MLFEDLSLSKSIQKAVFEEGYTNATPIQEKAIPLVLAGKDLIGCAQTGTGKTAAFAIPIIHQLHRIVGSSKKSKVIRALIVTPTRELAVQIGQSFDIYGKYTNLTQLTLFGGVSQNPQVDALKNGVDILIATPGRLLDLHKQGFIDLDHLHTLVLDEADQMLDMGFVNDVKKIVKLTPKNRQTLFFSATMPMAIRELAEMFLTDPETVTVSPVSSTAENVEQRVYFVEKTEKRNLLYHLIKNENLSDVLVFSRTKHGADNVVKALRKNNIAAEAIHGDKSQNARQRVLDAFKNKEVGVLVATDIAARGIDIDQLPFVINFDLPNIPETYVHRIGRTGRAGNGGIAISFCSKDEHGYWKDIQKLIKVDVKTINEHPYPWHSGSPSSENTAPKNSNRSGGAHKSRKSEASKQNKKRWY is encoded by the coding sequence ATGTTATTCGAAGATCTATCACTTTCCAAAAGTATACAAAAAGCCGTATTTGAAGAAGGCTATACCAATGCAACTCCCATACAAGAAAAAGCCATACCGTTAGTTTTGGCCGGCAAAGATTTAATCGGTTGTGCACAAACTGGAACTGGAAAAACTGCTGCATTTGCTATTCCCATAATACATCAATTGCATCGAATTGTAGGTTCGTCAAAAAAATCAAAAGTAATACGTGCTCTAATTGTAACTCCAACAAGAGAATTAGCGGTACAAATTGGACAAAGTTTTGATATCTATGGAAAATATACCAACTTAACACAATTAACGCTTTTTGGAGGTGTTTCTCAAAACCCACAAGTAGATGCATTAAAAAACGGAGTTGATATCCTAATTGCAACCCCTGGAAGACTATTAGACTTGCACAAACAAGGTTTTATTGATTTAGACCATCTTCATACTTTGGTTCTTGATGAAGCGGATCAAATGCTAGATATGGGTTTTGTTAATGATGTAAAAAAAATCGTAAAGCTTACACCAAAAAATAGGCAAACTCTCTTCTTTTCGGCAACAATGCCAATGGCTATTCGCGAATTAGCAGAAATGTTTCTTACCGATCCTGAAACTGTAACCGTATCTCCAGTTTCATCAACTGCTGAAAATGTAGAACAAAGAGTCTATTTTGTTGAAAAAACTGAGAAAAGAAACTTACTTTATCATTTAATTAAAAATGAGAATTTATCGGATGTTTTAGTTTTTTCAAGAACTAAACATGGTGCCGACAACGTGGTAAAAGCATTGAGAAAAAACAATATTGCTGCAGAAGCAATTCATGGTGATAAATCTCAAAATGCAAGGCAACGCGTTCTTGATGCTTTCAAAAACAAAGAAGTTGGTGTACTTGTAGCAACAGATATTGCTGCCCGTGGAATTGATATTGATCAACTACCATTTGTCATTAATTTTGACTTGCCAAATATTCCAGAAACATATGTACATCGCATTGGAAGAACTGGGCGTGCAGGTAATGGTGGAATCGCTATTTCTTTTTGCAGTAAAGACGAGCATGGGTATTGGAAAGATATTCAAAAATTAATAAAAGTAGACGTTAAAACAATTAATGAGCATCCATATCCATGGCATTCGGGAAGTCCATCAAGTGAAAATACTGCTCCAAAAAACTCAAATCGAAGCGGCGGAGCTCACAAATCTAGAAAATCTGAAGCTTCAAAACAGAACAAAAAACGTTGGTATTAA
- the hutI gene encoding imidazolonepropionase: MTTLIINIKELLQIRESSILKVSGAEMAILPTIKNAFLLIKDDLIIDFGYMDNIPLFTVDKTIDATGKTVLPTWCDSHTHIVYAGNRDQEFVDRINGMTYEEIANRGGGILNSAKKLNETSEEEIYNQSKVRLEEVMGLGTGAVEIKSGYGLTVEGELKMLRVIQQLSKNYPITIKATFLGAHAFPALFKENRKGYIDCIIHEMLPEIAENKLADFIDVFCETGYFSVEETEQIMKAGIQLGLKPKIHVNQFNSIGGIQAGVKYNALSVDHIEIMKPEDIEALKNSETMPVALPSCSYFLSIPYTPARDIIAAGLPLALATDYNPGSTPSGNMNFVIATACIKMKMTPEEAINAATINGAYAMGISKTHGSITLGKKANLIITKEIPSYYQLPYAFGSNLIDTVILDGETYNSKET, translated from the coding sequence ATGACAACCTTAATTATAAATATCAAAGAACTTCTTCAAATACGAGAAAGTTCAATTTTAAAAGTTTCAGGTGCTGAAATGGCTATTTTACCTACAATCAAAAATGCTTTTTTACTTATAAAAGACGATTTGATTATTGATTTTGGGTATATGGATAATATACCTCTTTTTACCGTTGATAAGACTATCGATGCAACTGGGAAAACAGTACTACCAACTTGGTGCGATAGTCATACACATATTGTGTACGCAGGCAATCGCGATCAAGAATTTGTAGATCGAATTAACGGAATGACCTACGAAGAAATCGCCAATCGAGGTGGCGGAATCTTAAATTCAGCAAAAAAACTGAATGAAACCTCTGAAGAAGAAATCTACAATCAATCGAAAGTACGTCTCGAAGAAGTTATGGGTTTGGGAACAGGAGCCGTCGAAATCAAATCGGGTTATGGACTTACTGTTGAAGGAGAACTCAAAATGCTTCGTGTAATTCAACAATTATCTAAGAACTACCCTATAACCATAAAAGCGACTTTTCTGGGTGCACATGCCTTCCCTGCTCTTTTTAAAGAAAACAGAAAAGGATATATAGATTGCATTATACATGAAATGCTGCCAGAAATTGCAGAAAATAAATTAGCTGATTTCATTGACGTTTTTTGCGAAACAGGTTATTTTTCTGTTGAAGAAACAGAACAAATAATGAAGGCAGGGATTCAATTAGGTTTAAAACCAAAAATACATGTTAACCAATTCAACTCTATTGGTGGAATTCAAGCTGGAGTAAAATACAATGCACTATCTGTAGATCATATTGAAATCATGAAGCCCGAAGATATTGAAGCTTTAAAAAATAGCGAGACAATGCCTGTAGCTTTGCCTTCCTGTTCTTATTTTTTAAGTATTCCTTACACACCTGCACGTGATATAATTGCTGCTGGACTTCCTTTGGCTCTTGCAACCGATTATAACCCTGGCTCTACTCCTTCTGGAAATATGAATTTTGTAATTGCCACAGCTTGTATCAAAATGAAAATGACTCCTGAGGAAGCTATAAATGCAGCTACCATAAATGGCGCTTATGCTATGGGGATTTCAAAAACACATGGAAGTATCACTTTAGGAAAAAAAGCAAATTTAATCATTACTAAAGAAATCCCATCCTATTATCAATTGCCTTATGCATTTGGAAGTAATTTAATTGATACTGTAATTCTGGATGGTGAAACATATAATTCAAAAGAGACTTAA
- a CDS encoding LytR/AlgR family response regulator transcription factor has protein sequence MKIKCVLIDDEPLAIKVLLNYFENFSDFEVLATFNNSLDGLEFINSNKVDAVFLDINMPMMTGFELIRLLENKTRIVITTAFREFAAESYDLEVLDYLVKPIPLPRFIKCIHKIEGEFNLKNNIKTENHRAEPHIFIKVDKKMVKINIDEIFFIEGMKEYIKVVTSDKTYITHKSLTSLTEELPTERFMRIHKSYTIALNKVKSIEGNRIQISSYTIPIGRNYSKEVKNKILE, from the coding sequence ATGAAGATTAAATGCGTACTAATTGATGACGAACCTTTGGCAATAAAAGTTTTGCTCAATTATTTTGAAAATTTTTCTGATTTTGAAGTATTGGCAACGTTTAATAATTCATTGGATGGATTAGAATTTATAAATTCCAATAAAGTAGATGCAGTTTTTCTTGATATAAATATGCCAATGATGACTGGATTTGAATTAATCCGATTACTTGAAAACAAAACACGAATAGTAATAACTACTGCATTTAGAGAATTTGCTGCCGAAAGTTACGACCTCGAAGTATTGGATTATTTAGTCAAACCTATTCCATTGCCTCGCTTTATAAAATGTATTCATAAAATTGAAGGAGAATTCAATTTAAAGAATAATATAAAAACAGAAAATCATCGAGCGGAGCCACATATCTTTATCAAAGTAGATAAAAAAATGGTGAAAATTAATATTGATGAAATCTTTTTTATCGAAGGGATGAAAGAATACATAAAAGTAGTTACCTCAGACAAAACATACATAACCCATAAATCATTAACTTCCCTTACCGAAGAATTACCAACTGAACGATTTATGCGCATTCATAAATCATACACTATTGCTTTAAACAAAGTAAAATCAATAGAAGGAAATCGAATCCAAATCTCCTCATATACCATTCCAATTGGGCGAAATTATAGTAAAGAAGTTAAAAACAAAATTCTAGAATAA
- the fsa gene encoding fructose-6-phosphate aldolase, with protein sequence MKFFIDTANLAQIKEAQALGVLDGVTTNPSLMAKEGITGKNNILKHYVDICNLVEGDVSAEVNALDYDGMIKEGEELADLHEQIVVKLPMTKEGVMAAKYFSDKGIKTNVTLVFSAGQALLAAKAGATYVSPFIGRLDDVSTDGLALIEEIRLIYDNYGYETQILAASVRHTMHIVNCAKIGADVMTGPLSAIYGLLKHPLTDIGLAQFVADFEKGNK encoded by the coding sequence ATGAAATTTTTTATTGACACAGCTAATTTAGCTCAAATTAAAGAAGCACAAGCATTAGGCGTTTTAGACGGAGTTACGACTAATCCATCTTTGATGGCTAAAGAAGGAATTACAGGTAAAAACAACATTTTAAAACATTATGTAGACATCTGTAATTTGGTTGAAGGTGATGTAAGTGCAGAAGTAAATGCGCTGGATTACGACGGAATGATTAAAGAGGGGGAAGAATTGGCAGATTTACACGAACAAATCGTGGTTAAATTACCAATGACCAAAGAGGGAGTAATGGCTGCAAAATATTTTTCTGATAAAGGAATTAAAACTAATGTAACTTTAGTATTCTCAGCAGGTCAAGCTTTATTGGCTGCCAAAGCGGGTGCTACTTATGTTTCTCCATTTATTGGTCGTTTGGATGATGTTTCTACAGATGGTTTAGCTCTTATTGAAGAGATTCGTTTGATTTATGATAACTATGGTTATGAAACTCAAATTCTTGCTGCATCTGTTCGTCATACAATGCATATTGTAAACTGTGCAAAAATTGGTGCTGATGTAATGACAGGTCCATTATCTGCAATTTACGGTTTATTAAAACACCCATTAACAGATATTGGTCTGGCTCAGTTTGTTGCTGATTTTGAAAAAGGGAATAAGTAA
- a CDS encoding glutaminyl-peptide cyclotransferase → MKYYNFLFIILLGITLINCGDTKNVENSIFTFDNSSFKPQFLSDDALSLSILNPSNKEIDSIIYFVNDKKVGAKNGKTKLNFALKDQKLGYQYLKAIVYFEGKNSEATERVELVSNVVPKLLKFKIINTFPHDTASFTEGFEFHNDTLCESTGQYGKSYFRKYDYKTGKIFKQINLDAKYFGEGITFVNGKLFLLTYKEKTGFVYDAKTLKLEKTFTYDKDIEGWGMTNDGTYIYQTDGTEKIWKMDPKNQKMIEYINVYSGSSKIKSINELELINGKIYTNVWQKDAIAVVNPLSGAVEGILDMSALKKLVKNANADVLNGIAYNPKTKTIFVTGKNWDKMFEITVSE, encoded by the coding sequence ATGAAATATTATAACTTCCTATTTATCATTTTATTAGGAATCACTTTGATTAATTGTGGAGATACAAAAAATGTTGAAAATTCCATTTTTACTTTTGATAATTCCAGTTTCAAACCACAATTCCTGTCTGATGACGCACTTTCTTTGAGTATTTTAAACCCAAGTAACAAAGAAATAGACAGCATAATCTATTTTGTTAATGATAAAAAAGTTGGCGCTAAAAATGGAAAAACAAAATTAAACTTCGCCTTAAAAGACCAAAAATTAGGGTATCAATACTTAAAAGCAATAGTTTATTTTGAAGGTAAAAATTCTGAAGCCACAGAAAGAGTCGAACTGGTTTCGAATGTAGTGCCCAAATTATTAAAATTTAAAATAATAAATACTTTTCCGCATGACACAGCTTCGTTTACGGAAGGATTCGAATTCCATAATGACACATTATGCGAAAGTACTGGTCAATACGGTAAATCCTATTTTAGAAAATACGATTACAAAACAGGAAAGATATTCAAACAAATAAATTTGGATGCCAAATATTTTGGAGAAGGAATCACCTTTGTAAATGGCAAATTATTTCTACTCACTTATAAAGAGAAAACAGGTTTTGTCTATGATGCCAAAACATTGAAACTTGAAAAAACCTTTACATACGACAAAGATATCGAAGGCTGGGGAATGACTAATGATGGTACATACATTTATCAGACAGATGGAACTGAAAAAATCTGGAAAATGGATCCAAAAAACCAAAAAATGATAGAATACATCAATGTTTATTCTGGCAGTTCTAAAATTAAATCCATAAATGAATTAGAATTAATAAATGGAAAGATATATACCAATGTTTGGCAAAAAGATGCTATTGCTGTCGTAAATCCTTTATCGGGTGCTGTAGAAGGAATTTTAGATATGTCAGCCTTAAAAAAATTAGTAAAAAACGCAAATGCTGATGTTCTGAACGGTATTGCCTACAATCCAAAAACAAAAACCATTTTTGTAACTGGAAAAAATTGGGATAAAATGTTTGAAATAACAGTTTCGGAATAA